Proteins encoded in a region of the Niveispirillum cyanobacteriorum genome:
- a CDS encoding amidase — MMASDLQALSLLDAHDQAALVAKGEVPPDALVRAALERIAALNPTLNAVSHVAADYALNAAARSDRSAPMACVPYLLKASMEYPGFPWVSGSRACRDRVGRNRYPFAAAMDAAGLIPVGMSTMPEFGLIGSGEALVYGPTRNPWDLTRGAGGSSSGAAAAVAAGLVPFATGSDGGGSIRIPASHCGIIGFKPSRNWNLRTRAVSLIDDLLASDGLYGRSMRDTVWAAQTLRMQKPGRLALDRPLRIAVSLSGLDGQLPEPDIVAMIGQSARLCADLGHKVENRELPLDLAALNRAFDILWSYGAGEVADIFQAKLGTAASDLLEPWTMGLAQRRRDIAPDDLAGALSAIGRIDLHLARFWEEFDMVLSPVAGSTAPKLGVLAPDRAFDALWRDHFRHVNHTQLQNMAGYPGLSLPLFEGAEGMPAGAMFWTGHGGDDLLLALGTSLEAAHPWAHRRPPVA; from the coding sequence ATGATGGCCAGCGACCTGCAAGCGCTCAGCCTACTGGACGCCCATGACCAGGCGGCCCTGGTCGCCAAGGGCGAGGTGCCGCCCGACGCCCTGGTGCGCGCCGCCCTGGAGCGGATCGCCGCCCTGAACCCGACGCTGAACGCCGTCAGCCATGTGGCAGCCGATTATGCGCTGAACGCCGCGGCGCGCAGCGACCGGTCGGCGCCGATGGCTTGTGTGCCCTATCTGCTGAAAGCGTCGATGGAATATCCGGGCTTTCCCTGGGTATCCGGATCGCGCGCCTGCCGTGACCGGGTGGGCCGCAACCGCTATCCGTTCGCCGCTGCCATGGATGCAGCGGGGCTGATCCCCGTCGGCATGTCGACCATGCCAGAATTCGGCCTGATCGGGTCGGGCGAGGCGCTGGTCTATGGCCCCACCCGCAATCCCTGGGATCTGACGCGCGGGGCTGGCGGGTCCAGCAGCGGGGCCGCAGCGGCGGTGGCGGCCGGGCTGGTGCCGTTCGCCACGGGCAGCGATGGTGGCGGGTCGATCCGCATTCCGGCGTCGCATTGCGGCATCATCGGCTTCAAGCCCAGCCGCAACTGGAACCTGCGCACCCGTGCCGTCAGCCTGATCGATGATCTGCTGGCGTCGGACGGTCTTTACGGACGGTCGATGCGCGACACGGTGTGGGCGGCGCAGACGCTGCGCATGCAGAAGCCGGGGAGGCTGGCGCTGGACCGGCCGCTGCGCATCGCGGTCAGCCTGTCCGGGCTGGACGGGCAATTGCCGGAACCCGATATCGTGGCGATGATCGGGCAATCGGCCAGGCTCTGCGCCGATCTGGGCCATAAGGTGGAGAACCGGGAACTGCCGCTGGATCTGGCCGCACTGAACCGAGCCTTCGATATCCTCTGGTCCTATGGCGCGGGTGAGGTGGCGGATATTTTCCAGGCCAAGCTAGGCACGGCGGCCAGCGACCTGCTGGAGCCCTGGACAATGGGGCTGGCCCAGCGGCGCCGGGACATCGCGCCCGACGATCTGGCGGGTGCGCTGTCGGCCATCGGCCGCATCGACCTGCATCTGGCCCGGTTCTGGGAGGAGTTTGACATGGTGCTGAGCCCCGTTGCCGGCAGCACCGCGCCCAAGCTAGGCGTGCTGGCACCCGACCGGGCGTTCGACGCGCTGTGGCGTGACCATTTCCGCCATGTCAACCATACGCAATTGCAGAATATGGCCGGATATCCGGGCCTGTCGCTGCCGCTGTTCGAGGGGGCGGAGGGAATGCCGGCGGGGGCGATGTTCTGGACCGGCCATGGCGGGGATGATCTGCTGCTGGCGCTGGGAACCAGCCTAGAGGCGGCGCACCCCTGGGCACACCGCCGGCCGCCGGTCGCCTGA
- a CDS encoding SDR family NAD(P)-dependent oxidoreductase produces the protein MRLKGKLAIVTAAASGMGRAGVERFVREGARVAAIDISPTALDQLVADFGADKVVPIIADLSTPEGARSSIDQAVAALGGADILWAHAGMPGPASVENLDMAAYQKAIDLNVTSATLGAGQVAAHMRARGGGAIVFTSSISGLVGSMMSPIYSAAKWAVVGLTKSLSLALAADNIRVNVVCPGLADTPMKIGFTGRNGDPAEAAANEAKVVGAVPMGRLVKPGEVADAVLWLVSDEASFVTGVALPVDGGFTAR, from the coding sequence ATGCGCCTGAAGGGCAAGCTCGCCATCGTCACCGCCGCCGCATCGGGCATGGGCCGGGCCGGGGTTGAACGTTTCGTGCGCGAGGGGGCGCGCGTGGCCGCCATCGATATCAGCCCCACCGCCCTGGACCAGTTGGTCGCCGATTTTGGTGCCGACAAGGTGGTGCCCATCATCGCCGACTTGTCCACGCCGGAGGGCGCCCGCAGCAGCATCGATCAGGCCGTAGCCGCCCTGGGTGGGGCCGATATCCTGTGGGCCCATGCCGGCATGCCGGGCCCCGCCTCGGTGGAGAATCTGGACATGGCCGCGTACCAGAAAGCCATCGACCTGAACGTCACGTCCGCCACGCTGGGGGCGGGACAGGTGGCGGCCCATATGCGGGCGCGCGGCGGCGGGGCCATCGTCTTCACCTCATCGATCTCCGGTCTGGTCGGATCGATGATGAGCCCAATCTATTCGGCAGCGAAATGGGCGGTGGTCGGCCTGACCAAGTCCCTGTCCCTGGCCCTGGCGGCCGATAATATCCGCGTCAATGTCGTCTGCCCCGGTCTGGCCGACACGCCCATGAAGATCGGCTTCACCGGCCGCAACGGTGATCCGGCAGAGGCGGCGGCGAATGAGGCCAAGGTGGTGGGAGCCGTGCCCATGGGACGGCTGGTCAAGCCTGGGGAAGTGGCGGACGCGGTGCTGTGGCTGGTGTCGGACGAGGCCAGCTTCGTCACCGGTGTAGCCCTGCCGGTAGATGGCGGTTTCACAGCAAGGTGA
- a CDS encoding hydantoinase/oxoprolinase N-terminal domain-containing protein: protein MRIGVDVGGTNTDAVLIDGSLVVASTKQPTTADVSSGVAAAITAVLSKAETSPATVTAVMIGTTHFTNALVERRHLDRVGVIRLASPSGEALPPLTGWPDALAAGIGRDYFLLPGGYEVDGREISPFDEGKVRAAAKACRERGITSIAVSSAFAPINAAMEDRAADILRQEHPEAEISLSHAVGRLGLIERENGVILNAALASLARHVIASFERALRELGLSAPLYISQNDGTLISAAYAARYPVMTIGSGPTNSMRGAAFLTGVQDGIVMDVGGTTCDIGVLAHGFPRESSIAVDIGGVRTNFRMPDILAIGLGGGTRIHLNEGDLRIGPDSVGYRITQDAFLFGGDTLTTSDIAVAAGKASFGDAARVPDLGPAKLAGIWTRIQTMLADGVDRMKTARGDATIIAVGGGHFLVSDDLKGAATVIRPPHADVANAVGAAIAQIGAQIEQIVDYAALPRETALARLKQDATARVVAAGGAPDTIEIVDMEEVFLSYLPGRSAQVRMKAVGDLAAKGEIRHAH from the coding sequence GTGCGCATTGGCGTCGATGTGGGTGGAACGAACACGGATGCCGTCCTGATAGATGGCAGCCTGGTCGTGGCCTCCACCAAGCAGCCCACGACAGCGGATGTCAGCTCGGGCGTCGCGGCGGCGATCACCGCCGTGCTGTCCAAGGCAGAAACGTCGCCCGCCACGGTTACGGCCGTGATGATCGGAACGACCCATTTCACCAACGCCCTGGTGGAGCGCCGGCATCTGGACCGCGTCGGCGTCATCCGGCTGGCCAGTCCGTCGGGTGAGGCGCTGCCGCCGCTGACCGGCTGGCCGGATGCGCTGGCCGCCGGGATCGGTCGCGACTATTTCCTGCTGCCCGGCGGGTACGAGGTGGATGGGCGCGAGATATCGCCGTTTGACGAGGGCAAGGTGCGGGCGGCGGCGAAGGCCTGCCGGGAACGCGGCATCACCAGCATCGCGGTTAGCAGCGCCTTTGCCCCCATCAACGCCGCCATGGAGGACCGGGCCGCCGACATCCTGCGCCAGGAACATCCGGAAGCGGAAATCAGCCTGTCGCATGCCGTCGGCCGCCTGGGCCTGATCGAGCGGGAAAACGGCGTCATCCTGAACGCAGCTTTGGCCAGTCTGGCCCGGCATGTCATCGCCTCCTTCGAACGGGCGCTGCGGGAACTGGGGCTGTCAGCCCCGCTCTATATCTCGCAGAATGACGGAACGCTGATTTCCGCCGCCTATGCCGCCCGCTATCCGGTCATGACCATCGGGTCCGGCCCCACCAATTCCATGCGCGGTGCGGCCTTCCTGACCGGGGTGCAGGACGGGATCGTCATGGATGTCGGCGGCACCACCTGCGATATCGGGGTGCTGGCCCATGGTTTTCCGCGCGAAAGCTCCATCGCCGTCGATATTGGCGGGGTGCGCACCAATTTCCGGATGCCCGATATCCTGGCCATCGGCCTGGGCGGCGGCACGCGCATCCATCTGAATGAAGGTGACCTGCGCATCGGGCCGGATTCCGTGGGCTATCGCATCACGCAGGATGCCTTCCTGTTCGGCGGCGACACCCTGACCACCAGCGATATCGCGGTGGCGGCGGGCAAGGCCAGCTTCGGTGACGCCGCACGCGTGCCGGATCTGGGACCGGCCAAGCTGGCGGGTATCTGGACCCGCATCCAGACCATGCTGGCCGATGGGGTGGACCGGATGAAGACGGCGCGCGGCGACGCCACCATCATCGCTGTCGGCGGCGGCCATTTCCTGGTTTCCGACGACCTGAAGGGTGCCGCGACCGTGATCCGGCCCCCCCATGCGGACGTGGCCAACGCGGTCGGTGCCGCCATCGCCCAGATCGGCGCGCAGATCGAACAGATCGTCGACTATGCCGCCCTTCCGCGCGAGACGGCGCTGGCCCGCCTGAAGCAAGATGCCACCGCGCGGGTGGTGGCCGCCGGCGGTGCCCCCGATACAATCGAGATTGTCGATATGGAAGAAGTGTTCCTGTCCTATCTGCCGGGCCGGTCGGCCCAGGTGCGCATGAAGGCGGTCGGTGATCTGGCCGCAAAGGGGGAGATCCGCCATGCGCATTGA
- a CDS encoding helix-turn-helix transcriptional regulator produces the protein MDELIAAKFGPPVWMGDQIRRDALLDLLDGALTHRLTLVQAPAGYGKTSILAQWRERLAGQSVKAVWLTLERDDCDLKQLVRYLVLAIRGDGVAGDPVAQAADLPPRAALSAIVNELAGEAGPFVLILDDLHHAQGEGVAGFLQALIRLAPANCRFVLASRDYPWLGQSALAAEEQLLEITARDLRFSSQEAESLLARAGRPLAADDVGRILDRTEGWPIALQLTSLSLKRGIGQERLIAQSGGSGADLARYLSEQVLMTLPDEVREVVIRTALVDRLTGDLVNLLCGRSDGWLVLERLEQQGVFLTSVGPDRREYRYHQLFAEYLRDRLERSDSVLFAALQRRAADWFAQRGQVADAVNHAILAGDHMRLAEILEDAGGWRLIPQGLQGVVARGLAQLPRALVHARPRLVLAHVYLQMKLGELGAARVTFDAFAVRTEDAVLSADLRTEIQVVGDTLADYENQPASFDDLLAREALLRKLPANDHLVLANISETLAAKYFEGGWLERALQPTLAAREHYRAFGSLYSDIFTRFLEARIKRGQGRSKDAETILAAARQEIVEHFGDHSDLAANCGAFQAELLYEQDRVADARALLEWALPHMEQSDGWVDVYAVAYFTEAKALAGEGAFDEAWDVIARARRTAARRRLRQLELLADIAEVELLIVHGAGLDAAIAAAGAAGIDGLAAMATAQSPLYRPVAVAASLARVKLNLLSGDVAPAMTELSLLRAWADQRGAGRLLIDINILAAFGHRALGQGEEARTCFDDAVGIAMFQNLIRPFVEARRFVQPSLDEAMEDGAQVDRFRGQFLKVLAKSVLACRNNITAPGLFNEAEAEVLNLLCQGHSNKEIARLIGMSPDTVKYRLKSLFRKIGVSKRRDAVRVSAERGLIPGAGKRPAVMPAAL, from the coding sequence ATGGACGAATTGATCGCCGCCAAATTCGGCCCGCCCGTCTGGATGGGCGACCAGATCCGGCGCGATGCCTTGCTGGACCTGCTGGACGGGGCGCTGACCCATCGCCTGACCCTGGTGCAGGCGCCGGCCGGCTATGGCAAGACCAGCATCCTGGCACAATGGCGCGAACGTCTGGCCGGTCAGTCGGTGAAGGCCGTCTGGTTGACCCTGGAACGTGATGATTGCGATCTGAAGCAACTGGTGCGTTACCTTGTGCTGGCGATCCGGGGGGACGGGGTTGCGGGCGACCCAGTGGCGCAGGCCGCTGATCTTCCGCCACGCGCTGCCCTGTCCGCCATTGTCAATGAACTGGCCGGGGAGGCGGGTCCCTTTGTCCTGATCCTGGACGATCTGCACCATGCCCAGGGGGAGGGGGTGGCGGGGTTCCTGCAGGCCCTGATCCGGCTGGCGCCGGCCAATTGCCGCTTCGTCCTGGCATCGCGGGATTACCCATGGCTGGGCCAATCCGCCCTGGCGGCCGAAGAACAGCTATTGGAGATCACGGCCCGCGATCTGCGCTTTTCCAGCCAGGAGGCGGAGAGCCTGCTGGCACGCGCCGGTCGCCCCCTTGCCGCTGACGATGTCGGCCGCATCCTGGACCGGACCGAGGGCTGGCCCATCGCTTTGCAGTTGACGTCCCTGTCGCTGAAACGTGGTATCGGTCAGGAACGGCTGATCGCGCAGTCGGGCGGGTCGGGTGCCGATCTGGCCCGCTACCTGTCAGAGCAGGTGTTGATGACCCTGCCGGACGAGGTGCGCGAGGTAGTGATCCGCACCGCCCTGGTGGACCGATTGACCGGTGATCTTGTCAATCTTCTCTGCGGCCGGTCCGATGGCTGGCTGGTGCTGGAACGGCTGGAACAGCAGGGCGTGTTCCTGACATCCGTGGGGCCGGATCGGCGCGAATACCGCTATCACCAGCTTTTTGCCGAATATCTGCGCGACCGTCTGGAACGGTCGGACAGCGTGTTGTTCGCCGCCCTGCAGCGTCGGGCCGCCGATTGGTTCGCGCAGCGTGGACAGGTGGCCGATGCCGTCAACCACGCCATCCTGGCCGGTGACCATATGCGTCTGGCGGAGATATTGGAGGATGCGGGCGGCTGGCGGCTGATCCCGCAGGGGCTGCAGGGCGTGGTGGCGCGCGGTCTGGCGCAATTGCCCCGCGCCCTGGTCCATGCAAGGCCCCGGCTGGTGCTGGCCCACGTCTATCTGCAGATGAAGCTGGGTGAACTGGGGGCGGCCCGCGTCACCTTCGACGCCTTTGCCGTGCGGACGGAAGACGCGGTGCTGTCCGCCGATCTGCGCACAGAGATCCAGGTGGTGGGCGACACGCTGGCCGATTACGAGAACCAGCCCGCCAGCTTCGACGATCTGCTGGCGCGTGAGGCGCTGCTGCGCAAGCTGCCGGCCAACGACCATCTGGTCCTGGCCAATATCAGCGAGACGCTGGCCGCCAAATATTTCGAGGGGGGCTGGCTGGAGCGGGCCTTGCAGCCCACCCTGGCGGCGCGGGAGCATTACCGGGCCTTCGGCTCGCTCTACAGCGACATCTTCACCCGCTTCCTGGAGGCGCGGATCAAGCGCGGGCAGGGCCGGTCGAAGGATGCAGAGACCATTCTGGCCGCCGCCAGGCAGGAGATCGTCGAGCATTTCGGCGACCATTCCGACCTGGCCGCCAATTGCGGCGCGTTCCAGGCCGAACTCCTGTACGAACAGGACCGCGTGGCCGACGCCCGCGCCCTGCTGGAATGGGCCCTGCCGCATATGGAACAGTCCGACGGCTGGGTCGATGTCTATGCTGTGGCCTATTTCACCGAGGCCAAGGCGCTGGCAGGGGAGGGGGCATTCGACGAGGCATGGGACGTCATTGCCCGCGCCCGGCGTACGGCGGCGCGGCGGCGTCTGCGGCAACTGGAACTGCTGGCCGATATCGCGGAGGTGGAACTGCTCATCGTGCATGGCGCCGGGCTGGATGCGGCCATCGCGGCGGCGGGGGCGGCGGGGATCGACGGGCTGGCGGCAATGGCGACGGCGCAATCGCCGCTTTACCGGCCCGTGGCGGTGGCGGCGTCGCTGGCCCGGGTGAAGCTGAACCTGCTGTCGGGCGATGTTGCACCGGCGATGACGGAACTGTCGCTGCTGCGCGCCTGGGCGGATCAGCGGGGGGCGGGGCGCCTGCTGATCGATATCAATATCCTGGCCGCCTTTGGCCATCGCGCCCTGGGTCAGGGGGAGGAGGCGCGGACCTGTTTCGATGATGCCGTGGGTATCGCCATGTTCCAGAACCTGATCCGCCCCTTCGTGGAGGCCCGCCGCTTCGTGCAGCCCAGCCTGGATGAGGCGATGGAGGATGGCGCACAGGTGGACCGGTTCCGTGGCCAGTTCCTGAAGGTGCTGGCCAAGTCGGTGCTGGCCTGCCGCAACAACATCACCGCCCCCGGCCTGTTCAACGAGGCGGAGGCCGAGGTACTTAACCTCTTGTGTCAGGGGCACTCCAACAAGGAGATCGCTCGCCTGATTGGCATGTCGCCCGATACGGTGAAGTACCGGCTGAAATCGCTGTTCCGCAAGATCGGCGTCTCCAAGCGCCGGGATGCCGTGCGGGTGTCGGCCGAACGTGGTCTGATCCCCGGTGCGGGCAAGCGGCCGGCGGTGATGCCGGCCGCCCTTTGA
- a CDS encoding cytosine permease has product MSHGQSSDAYASGPLPEHLTVAGWRVALIIASFTFSLPGFLNGAQTGLALGFGPAVTAALVAGVVLCAGACLTAVISVRTRLTTYLLVQRSFGVKGAALVNLVIAIVHYCWFGVNVSFFGDAMVAAAEDGFGIPGSFGSFVVIGSILITVSTIFGFHTLDRLAMVAVPLVGVILIAVCYLSMNAGPASLAPAANPPVPMSFGIALSALVGGNMLTVAAMPDLARFIRTEKGALVGMALSFPFAAPVLMVVSALIGLATGQTDIMKLVVGLGFGVPALLMLLLSVWTINALNLYSASLSMAATFPQTRQTWFILGGGAVGCIFALLGIINSFIPFLVALGLIIPPIAAIYVIDGFLVYRRGIDEPVDAPAIRWEAVAVWLGSLAVTIPAMAYDLSLTSVPALDATLLAAITYLIVLRVKRK; this is encoded by the coding sequence ATGAGCCACGGCCAATCCAGCGACGCCTATGCATCCGGGCCGCTGCCCGAACACCTGACCGTCGCCGGTTGGCGTGTGGCCCTGATCATCGCGAGCTTTACCTTCTCCCTGCCGGGCTTCCTCAACGGGGCGCAGACAGGGTTGGCGCTGGGCTTCGGCCCCGCCGTGACGGCAGCGCTGGTAGCCGGCGTCGTGCTGTGTGCCGGCGCCTGCCTGACCGCCGTCATCTCCGTACGCACGCGGCTGACGACATATCTGCTGGTGCAGCGTTCCTTCGGGGTGAAGGGGGCAGCGCTGGTCAATCTGGTCATCGCCATTGTGCATTATTGCTGGTTCGGGGTGAACGTCTCGTTCTTCGGCGACGCCATGGTGGCGGCGGCAGAGGACGGGTTCGGCATTCCTGGCAGCTTCGGCAGTTTTGTGGTCATTGGCAGCATCCTGATCACCGTTTCCACCATCTTTGGCTTCCATACCCTGGACCGGCTGGCCATGGTGGCGGTGCCGCTGGTGGGCGTGATCCTGATCGCCGTCTGCTATCTCTCCATGAATGCCGGGCCGGCCAGTCTGGCCCCGGCGGCAAACCCGCCGGTGCCGATGAGCTTCGGCATCGCCCTGTCGGCCCTGGTCGGCGGCAACATGCTGACCGTGGCAGCCATGCCCGATCTGGCGCGTTTCATCCGCACTGAAAAGGGTGCGCTGGTCGGCATGGCCCTGTCTTTCCCGTTCGCGGCTCCCGTGCTGATGGTGGTGTCGGCCCTGATCGGCCTGGCGACGGGACAGACAGACATCATGAAGCTGGTGGTGGGGCTGGGCTTCGGGGTGCCGGCCCTGCTAATGCTGCTGCTGTCGGTGTGGACGATCAATGCGCTGAACCTTTATTCCGCCAGCCTGTCCATGGCCGCCACCTTCCCCCAGACCCGCCAGACCTGGTTCATCCTGGGCGGCGGGGCGGTGGGCTGCATCTTCGCCCTGCTGGGCATCATTAATAGCTTCATCCCGTTCCTGGTGGCGCTGGGGCTGATCATCCCGCCCATCGCCGCCATCTATGTCATCGACGGATTCCTGGTGTATCGCCGGGGTATTGACGAACCGGTGGACGCCCCCGCCATCCGCTGGGAAGCGGTGGCGGTCTGGCTGGGATCGCTGGCGGTCACCATACCGGCCATGGCCTATGACCTGTCCTTGACCAGCGTGCCGGCCCTGGATGCCACCCTGCTGGCGGCCATCACCTATCTGATCGTGCTGCGTGTGAAGAGGAAATGA
- a CDS encoding DUF917 domain-containing protein encodes MRIDRTALADLARGAAFLGSGGGGDPYYGLLLAEAALERTGGFDLISPSDLADDALVAPCGWIGAPTVSVEKLPNGGETVAGLRRLEQIMGRRIDAVLPVEIGGGNGLAPFIAAAELGVPVVDCDGMGRAFPESQMVIFNVRGVSACPSVLTAACGSLAVIETDNNLTHERIARGLSVALGGIAHMVEYPLTGTQAKHQSIPGSVSAAIAIGAAIRTARTERRDPFEALATALRATGLYPHCLTLFDGKITDLERETRGGFSIGKVVIDGFGGDGQMEVLFQNENLVARLNSEVRAMVPDLITIMDRETADTITTERLKYGQRVKVIAASAPSMLREPAALALMGPGAFGFDPAFTPIETLNNIEGA; translated from the coding sequence ATGCGCATTGACCGTACCGCCCTGGCCGATCTGGCAAGGGGTGCCGCCTTTCTGGGGTCCGGCGGCGGCGGCGATCCCTATTACGGGCTGCTGCTGGCCGAAGCCGCGTTGGAGCGGACGGGCGGTTTTGATCTGATCTCCCCCTCCGACCTTGCCGACGATGCCCTGGTGGCACCCTGCGGCTGGATCGGGGCGCCCACCGTATCGGTGGAAAAGCTGCCGAATGGCGGGGAGACGGTGGCCGGGCTGCGGCGGCTGGAACAGATCATGGGCCGCAGGATCGACGCCGTGCTGCCGGTGGAGATCGGTGGCGGCAATGGCCTGGCGCCCTTCATCGCGGCGGCGGAACTGGGCGTGCCGGTGGTCGATTGCGACGGGATGGGCCGCGCCTTCCCGGAAAGCCAGATGGTGATCTTCAATGTGCGCGGCGTGTCGGCCTGTCCGTCGGTGCTGACAGCGGCCTGCGGGTCGCTGGCGGTGATCGAGACCGACAATAACCTGACCCATGAGCGCATCGCCCGCGGCCTATCCGTGGCGCTGGGCGGCATCGCCCATATGGTGGAATATCCGCTGACCGGCACCCAGGCCAAACACCAGTCCATCCCTGGCAGCGTCAGTGCGGCCATCGCCATCGGTGCTGCCATCCGCACCGCGCGGACCGAACGGCGCGACCCGTTCGAGGCGCTGGCAACGGCGCTGCGCGCCACCGGCCTTTACCCCCATTGCCTGACCCTGTTCGATGGCAAGATCACCGACCTGGAGCGGGAGACGCGCGGCGGCTTTTCCATCGGCAAGGTGGTGATCGACGGGTTCGGCGGCGATGGGCAGATGGAAGTGCTGTTCCAGAACGAGAATCTGGTGGCCAGACTGAATAGTGAGGTCCGGGCCATGGTGCCCGACCTGATCACAATCATGGACCGTGAAACCGCCGACACCATCACCACAGAGCGCCTGAAATACGGCCAGCGGGTGAAGGTGATCGCCGCATCGGCCCCGTCCATGCTACGCGAACCGGCGGCACTGGCCCTGATGGGGCCGGGGGCGTTCGGCTTCGATCCCGCTTTCACCCCCATTGAAACCCTGAACAACATCGAGGGCGCATGA
- a CDS encoding MFS transporter, producing MASMDTEETGGLLDAAPMHWRQWVVVVLCIALNALDGFDVLAISFAAPGIAAEWGIDRGVLGVVLSMELLGMATGSVLIGNLADRIGRRPTILACLTVMVAGMVLSATAHDVTFLSVTRLVTGLGIGGMISVTSAMVAEFSNGKRRSLNMVLNIAGYSGGAILGGLVAAMLLDRTGDWRSVFLFGAGATLAILPLLWFFLPESIDSLLARRPANALERVNRTLRHLGRDPISALPEPVAGMMKPSPLALFTGGQARVTLLLTVAYFAQIMLFYFLQKWVPKIIVDMGHSPAEASRVLVAANIGSLTSAVLIGLASQKLPLRPLVMGSMVAGFFAIALFGSGLSGLGPLSLVVAVAAFCINAGVVGLYPIMGATFPAHFRAGGIGFVIGVGRGGSTVGPILAGAMFAAGSGLLPVALTMGAGGLVAALMVRLLVRRH from the coding sequence ATGGCATCGATGGATACCGAGGAAACGGGTGGCCTGCTGGATGCCGCCCCCATGCATTGGCGGCAATGGGTGGTCGTCGTGCTGTGCATCGCGCTGAACGCGCTGGACGGGTTCGACGTGCTGGCCATCAGCTTTGCCGCCCCCGGCATCGCGGCAGAATGGGGTATCGACCGGGGGGTGCTGGGCGTGGTCCTGTCCATGGAATTGCTGGGCATGGCCACGGGATCGGTGCTGATCGGCAATCTGGCCGACCGGATCGGGCGACGGCCCACCATCCTGGCCTGCCTGACGGTGATGGTCGCCGGCATGGTGCTGTCGGCAACGGCGCATGACGTTACGTTCCTGTCAGTGACAAGACTGGTCACGGGGCTGGGCATCGGCGGCATGATCTCCGTCACCAGTGCCATGGTGGCCGAATTCTCCAACGGCAAGCGCCGCAGCCTGAACATGGTGCTAAATATCGCCGGATATTCTGGCGGCGCCATCCTGGGCGGGCTGGTGGCGGCAATGCTGCTGGACCGTACCGGCGACTGGCGCAGCGTCTTCCTGTTCGGGGCCGGCGCGACGCTGGCCATCCTGCCGCTTCTGTGGTTCTTCCTGCCGGAATCCATTGACAGCTTGTTGGCAAGGCGGCCCGCCAATGCCTTGGAACGCGTCAACCGCACCCTGCGGCACCTGGGACGTGATCCGATATCGGCCTTGCCCGAACCCGTTGCCGGGATGATGAAACCGTCGCCGCTGGCCCTGTTCACCGGCGGGCAGGCACGGGTCACGCTGCTGCTGACCGTCGCCTATTTCGCGCAGATCATGCTGTTCTATTTCTTGCAGAAATGGGTACCCAAGATCATCGTCGATATGGGCCATAGCCCGGCCGAGGCCAGCCGCGTCCTGGTCGCCGCCAATATCGGGTCGCTGACCAGTGCCGTGCTGATCGGGCTGGCATCGCAGAAGCTGCCGCTGCGCCCGCTGGTGATGGGATCGATGGTGGCGGGGTTCTTCGCCATCGCCCTGTTCGGGTCCGGCCTGTCGGGTCTGGGGCCATTGTCACTGGTGGTGGCCGTGGCCGCCTTCTGCATCAATGCCGGGGTGGTGGGCCTGTACCCGATCATGGGCGCCACCTTCCCCGCTCATTTCCGGGCCGGCGGCATCGGCTTCGTCATCGGCGTGGGTCGGGGCGGATCAACCGTCGGCCCCATTCTGGCCGGCGCCATGTTCGCGGCTGGCAGCGGGTTGCTGCCGGTGGCCCTGACCATGGGGGCGGGCGGGCTAGTCGCAGCGCTGATGGTGCGGCTGCTGGTGCGGCGGCATTGA